The following proteins are co-located in the Anomalospiza imberbis isolate Cuckoo-Finch-1a 21T00152 chromosome 1, ASM3175350v1, whole genome shotgun sequence genome:
- the LOC137470706 gene encoding uncharacterized protein: MLRKKLEKREDQHLEETVAFLDRDTALRAAMSYSKQEGPGAREPACMLCRRAEADPDMCGDKLEKYGLCAHVFCLEDCGRWFHLPCAKEGGCVTQYIPEYRFPSSPLLVAPGRRSNISHFAHPFSLSTYCPEHRPEQDVEATAEPGTDCPICMEPVEDRKTFRTLVCPACKRAWFHRDCIQVGAIPLSPGAQQVLSSTRALLTLLLFALQGQAMRAGLLCLHCPLCRDIREFLAQMFIMGIRIPFREPTWEDNDAFADLEERHSRCNARDCLYPGGREEAEEEGPWELLLCSSCAAEGTHRLCSGLRNRIQSWECDSCAGLGTGMRQSSRCPWAGDSAQAGLGRAPLLLKGWGFCSGLACLGPGWSLTFLLGLTAFRDESELRGPSRRRRSGLEPAHGSSESEAISPSSRTPVPSGLDPRSSSAETSGRRSHRHTAWQQSLPSSSLDTSSLSTSSSTYSSSPDSEDRVHSRRAGPGRGRTRSRQQGRAPDGPVRSRSRRDRSNRTMTKTERPRRRETPSRASPRHSRTRQQVIRSLPEVKTPTSGVSPLLTLESEPLLDGLVQEAN; encoded by the exons ATGCTTAGAAAGAAACTTGAAA agagagaggaccagcacctggaggagactgtggcctttctggacagggacacagcactgAGAGCCGCCATGTcttacagcaagcaggagggccctggagccagggagccag cctgcatgctgtgtcgccgtgcagaggctgacccGGACATGTGCGGTGACAAACTGGAGAAGTATGGGCTCTGTGCCCACGTGTTCTGTCtg GAGGACTGTGGCAGATggttccacctgccctgtgccaaggaGGGTGGCTGCGTCACACAGTATATTCCAGAGTACAGgttcccctcctccccactcCTGGTCGCCCCTGGGAGAAGATCCAACATTTCTCACTTTGcccacccattttccctcagCACCTACTGCCCTGAGCACCGTCCAGAGCAGGACGTGGAGGCAACTGCAGAGCCGGGCACCGATTGCCCCATCTGCATGGAGCCTGTGGAGGATAGAAAGACcttcagaaccctggtgtgcccAGCGTGCAAAAGGGCCTGGTTCCACAGGGActgcatccaggtaggagccatccccctcagccccggggcacagcaggtgctcagcagcaccagggccttgctcaccctgcttctgtttgccctgcagggacaggccatgcgCGCTGGTCTTTTATGCCTCCACTgccccctgtgcagggacatTAGAGAATTTCTTGCACAAATGTTCATCATGGGGATCCGAATTCCCTTCAG AGAGCCAACGTGGGAGGACAACGATGCCTTCGCGGATCTAGAAGAGAGGCACAGCAGGTGCAATGCCAGGGATTGCCTTTACccgggaggcagggaggaggcagaggaagaggg GCCCTGggaactgctgctgtgctcctcctgcgCTGCCGAGGGCAcccacaggctctgctctggcctgagaaaccgcatacagagctgggagtgtgacagctgtgctggtctcGGAACGGGTATGAGGCAAAGCAGCcggtgcccctgggctggggacagtgcccaggctgggcttggcagagcccctctgctcctgaagggctgggggttctgctctggcctggcttgcCTCGGGCCTGGGTGGTCTTTGACATTCCTGCTTGGCCTTACAGCTTTCAGGGATGAGTCAGAGCTCAGGGGCCCCAGCAGGAGAAGACGgtcaggactggagcctgcTCATGGCTCCTCAGAATCTGaggccatcagccccagctcccgcaCCCCGGTGCCATCGGGGCTGGATCCCCGGTCTTCATCTGCAGAGACCAGCGGCCGCAGAAGCCACCGAcacacagcatggcagcagtCTCTGCCGTCTTCCTCACTGGAcaccagcagcctcagcacatcAAGTTCAACGTACAGCAGCTCCCCTGACTCTGAGGACAGGGTCCATTCCAGACGTGCAGGGCCCGGCCGAGGCCGAACCCGCTCTCGCCAGCAAGGTCGGGCCCCAGATGGACCCGTCCGATcgaggagtcgccgtgacagaAGCAACAGGACAATGACAAagactgagaggcccaggcgaagGGAGACACCTTCACGGGCATCCCCCAGACACAGCCGCACCCgccagcaag tcATCCGCTCGCTGCCGGAAGTGAAG ACTCCAACCTCAGGTGTTTCCCCACTGCTTACTCTTGAAAGTGAGCCACTCCTTGATGGGCTTGTGCAAGAGGCCAactga